The window TCAAGTTTGATGCTGCTTTACATTACAGGCCGTTTGCCGACGATTTTGAAATCATTTATCAAGGGAAATTAGGAAAGGGAGCTACTATTTATCAAGGAACAAACAGGTATTCCATAAAAGATTTTTTCCTTCAGCAACATAAGCTGGAATTTAGAAATGATAATTTCTTTGTCAGGGGGTATTTGACCAGTGAAAATGCCGGGGATTCATATGATATGCGTTTTGCCGGGATCAATGTCAATAGAGCCTGGAAGGATGATTCGACCTGGTTTGGAGAATACGCAGGAGCCTATATCCAGGCCTCGCTGGCTGGGGCTGGTTCAGAACAGGCGCATATCGTTGCGCGCCAGACTGCTGATGCCGACAGGTTAATGCCGGGAACAGCCGCGTTTGAACGTGTTTTTAATCAGGTGGTCAGTGATCCTGATTTTGCAAAAGGGGCACAGTTTAAAGATGAAACTAAAATGAGGCATGTTGATGCGAACTATAATCTTACGCATCTGACCGAAGCGTTTGCTGAGATTCAGGTAGGTGGCTCGTTCAGGGAATATGTGTTGAACTCGTTTGGAACTATTTTTACTGATGGAAGCGGTCCGATCACCTATTCTGAAATTGGTGCTTATGCCCAGATTCAGAAAAAAATGGCGGATGATCGGCTTAAAGTTACCTTGTCGGGAAGGTACGACAAGTCGCAACTTTTCGATGGTTTCTTTTCGCCCAGGCTATCCCTTGGGTATACCCTGGGAAACAGGAAAAACCATAATATAAGAGGGTCATACCAGACCGGTTTCAGGAATCCTACCACGCAGGATTTATTTATAGGTTTGGATACAGGGAGGGCTATCCTGGTAGGTTCTGCAGAAGATAATCTCGATCGCGATACGAGAACGTTCAGGGTGAATAACGCCGCTGCCAACGGAGGTAGTAATACGGCGACCATAATAGGAAGAAAGGCATACGAGAATTCATTTACTTTGAATTCAGTCCAGAACGGAACCTTTCAAAAATCTGAGGTCGCTGAAGAGCCGGAAAAAGTACAGCTTTTGAGGTCGGTTACCGGGGGCAGATGGAGAAGCTGATCATAGATTTTAGCGTTTATTATAATATATACGACAAATTTATTGCAAATGAGACGGTTGTTGTTCCGTTTTATGGTGAAGTCGGAGATAATTCGTTGTCCTTGCTGGCGATGCAGAGTGGAGACTACAAACCGTATCAGACTTATACGAATTCTGAGGCCGATGTAAAATCATATGGAGCTTCTGTCGGGATAGATTATAAGGTTTTTGGAAATTTCGATCTTGGAGGGAGTTACACGTATGCGAAGCAGGACTTTGACCAGGCATCGGCACCGGATTTCAGAACGAGTTTTAATACTCCGGAACACAAGGTTAAAGTATCCTTTGGGAATACCGACTTGTTTGAGAATTTTGGGTTCAATGTTAACTATCGCTGGACTGATGCTTATTTCTGGCAGGCAACCTTTGCTGACGGAAACGTTCCTTCTTTTAGTGTTTTTGATGCTCAGATAAACTACAGGGTGCCGGGTATTAAATCGACTTTTAAGGTTGGTGGATCCAATATCGGTGGCAAAGATTATTTTACGGCCATCGGGACAGGGCATATCGGATCTCAGTTCTATGTGTCCTGGGTAATTAATAATTTATAGTCGATTAAAAAATATACATATGAAATTTAATTATAAATGGTTTTTGTTGCTTGTATTGGGCTTTGTTGGTTGCGATTCTGACGACGATACATCGTCTGACGATCCGCAGACAGTGAAGCTAACTTCAGGGGAGGCTGATTTTTCAACATATGTTGCAGTGGGAAGTTCTTTGTCGGCCGGGTACACGGATGGTGCTCTTTTTGTGGCGTCTCAACATAACTCGTTCCCTAATATTTTGTCCTCCAGATTTGAGCTGGCGGGAGGAGGAGCGTTTACACAACCATATATGAACGATAATATAGGGGGTATGCTGGTAGGTGGTGATCAGCTGCTGGAAAACAGGTTGTTTTTTAACGGAAAGACTCCGGAGCGTTTATCCGGAACCCCGACAACGGAAGCTATAAATGTGATGCCCGGTCCTTATAACAATATGGGAGTTTCAGGTGCTAAAATCTTTCATTTAGGAGTTGAAGGGTATGGCAATGTTGCCGGATTGTCTGCCGGAGCTGCAAATCCTTATTATGTAAGAATGGCGTCTGGTCCCGGAGCAAGTATCATAGGCGATGCAGTGGCTGTAAGCCCGACGTTTTTTACATTGTGGGCAGGAAGTGATGATGTGTTGGCTTATGCTGTAAGCGGTGGGGCAGGTGTACGGCAAGAAGGAAACCTGAACCCTTTAACATACGGACTTAACGATATTACGGATTCAAATGTATTTGCACAGTCATTTGCCGGAATCGCGGCTGCTTTAACCGCGAATGGCGCAAAAGGTGTCGTGGCAAATATTCCTGATGTGATTTCATTGCCTTATTTTACAACAGTATCATATGCTCCCCTCGATCCTGAAAACGAGGACTTTGGTCCGCAAATACCTACATTAAACACTATTTTTGGTGCATTGAACCAGGTATTTGAGCTATTGGGAGAGCCTGAGCGGACTGTGGTTTTTTCAGACAAAGATGCAAGTCCGGTAGTAATTAAAGATGAAAGCCTGGTAGATATGTCTGCACAAATTACAGCGACATTAAATGCGAGTGAGACATTTCCGCAGTTTATAGGTCAATTTGGTTTACCGGAACAGGACGCACCATTGGTAGCAAATTTATTGGGAATGATGTATGGACAGGCAAGACAGGCGACAGAAGCCGATTTGCTGGTGCTGGTAAGTTCGTCGGTGATAGGCGAAATAAATATGGATTCGATGCAGTTTCTGGTGTCTCAGGGGCTTTCTCAGGAGTTGGCAGCCCAGTTTTCGGTAGAAGGGATCACATATCCGCTCGACGACGGATGGGTCTTGCTTCCGTCTGAACAAGAGGATGTAAAAGCCGCTACGATGGCTTTTAATGCAACGATCGAAGCTGTGGCCTCACAACATGGCCTGGCATTTATAGATGCCCATACGCTATTAAATGAAATAGCTGCTACGGGAATAGTTTTTGATGAGTATACATTAAATTCGAGTTTGGTTTTTGGAAACACCTTTTCGTTAGATGGTGTCCATCCGACAGCCAGGGGTTATGCTTTTATAGCGAATCAATTTATGTTGGCTATAGACCAGGCATATGGCTCAAATTTTGAGAAAGCAGGTGTTTTGGTTAAAGCAGGTGATTATCCTGTGATGTACCCTGTTCAATTGCCTTAAAAGAATATGCAATATTGTATGGTAAAGGTCAATACTATAAGGTGTTGACCTTTATTTTTGCCAGAAGATGTGTAGGTGAGCAAAGCGAAAGCAAAAAAAAATAATCAGGGTTACTTTTTTTTCAATTAAAAACATATCTTTGCACCGCGAAAAAAGTATCTTTTACAGATATAAATAAGAAAATATTTTTTCGCTTTTAATACGCTAAACATTAAATAGTTGAGTAATGTCAAAAGTTACAGGTAAAGTTGCACAAATTATTGGTCCGGTTGTGGACGTTGAGTTTGGTTCTGGCGCAGAGCTTCCAAGAATTTATGATTCATTGGAGATCGCAAGACAAGATGGTACTAAACTTATACTGGAAGTTCAATCTCATATTGGTGAAGATACAGTAAGAACTATTTCAATGGATTCTACTGATGGTTTAAGCAGGGGAACTGAGGTTGTTGCAACTGGAAGTGCAATTCAAATGCCAATTGGCGAGGATGTTTACGGACGTCTATTCAATGTAGTAGGTGATGCTATCGACGGATTGGCAGAATTACCCAAAGAAGGTAAGGATGGTCTTCCGATCCACAGAGAAGCACCAAAATTCGAAGATTTATCAACTTCAACTGAAGTTTTATTTACAGGGATCAAAGTGATCGACTTGATTGAACCTTATGCAAAAGGAGGTAAAATTGGTTTGTTCGGAGGTGCCGGTGTAGGTAAAACGGTACTTATCCAGGAGTTGATCAACAATATTGCAAAAGGTCACGGTGGTTTATCTGTATTTGCCGGTGTAGGTGAAAGAACGCGTGAAGGGAATGACCTTTTGAGAGAGATGTTAGAATCTGGTATTATCAAGTACGGAGACGATTTCTTACACTCTATGGAAGAAGGAGGATGGGATCTTTCTAAAGTAGATAAAGCTGCTATGAAAGAATCTAAAGCAACTTTCGTATTCGGTCAGATGAATGAGCCTCCCGGAGCACGTGCTCGTGTAGCATTATCAGGTCTTACTATTGCTGAGTATTTCCGTGATGGTGCCGGTGACGGACAAGGAAAAGAC of the Zhouia spongiae genome contains:
- a CDS encoding G-D-S-L family lipolytic protein produces the protein MKFNYKWFLLLVLGFVGCDSDDDTSSDDPQTVKLTSGEADFSTYVAVGSSLSAGYTDGALFVASQHNSFPNILSSRFELAGGGAFTQPYMNDNIGGMLVGGDQLLENRLFFNGKTPERLSGTPTTEAINVMPGPYNNMGVSGAKIFHLGVEGYGNVAGLSAGAANPYYVRMASGPGASIIGDAVAVSPTFFTLWAGSDDVLAYAVSGGAGVRQEGNLNPLTYGLNDITDSNVFAQSFAGIAAALTANGAKGVVANIPDVISLPYFTTVSYAPLDPENEDFGPQIPTLNTIFGALNQVFELLGEPERTVVFSDKDASPVVIKDESLVDMSAQITATLNASETFPQFIGQFGLPEQDAPLVANLLGMMYGQARQATEADLLVLVSSSVIGEINMDSMQFLVSQGLSQELAAQFSVEGITYPLDDGWVLLPSEQEDVKAATMAFNATIEAVASQHGLAFIDAHTLLNEIAATGIVFDEYTLNSSLVFGNTFSLDGVHPTARGYAFIANQFMLAIDQAYGSNFEKAGVLVKAGDYPVMYPVQLP
- the atpD gene encoding F0F1 ATP synthase subunit beta, whose product is MSKVTGKVAQIIGPVVDVEFGSGAELPRIYDSLEIARQDGTKLILEVQSHIGEDTVRTISMDSTDGLSRGTEVVATGSAIQMPIGEDVYGRLFNVVGDAIDGLAELPKEGKDGLPIHREAPKFEDLSTSTEVLFTGIKVIDLIEPYAKGGKIGLFGGAGVGKTVLIQELINNIAKGHGGLSVFAGVGERTREGNDLLREMLESGIIKYGDDFLHSMEEGGWDLSKVDKAAMKESKATFVFGQMNEPPGARARVALSGLTIAEYFRDGAGDGQGKDVLFFVDNIFRFTQAGSEVSALLGRMPSAVGYQPTLATEMGAMQERITSTKKGSITSVQAVYVPADDLTDPAPATTFAHLDATTVLSRKIAELGIYPAVDPLDSTSRILTADILGKDHYGCAQRVKELLQRYKELQDIIAILGMEELSEEDKLAVSRARRVQRFLSQPFHVAEQFTGIPGVLVDIKDTIKGFNMIMDGELDHLPEAAFNLKGTIEEAIEAGEKMLAEA